Proteins encoded within one genomic window of Leptospira stimsonii:
- a CDS encoding GNAT family N-acetyltransferase has protein sequence MEFRLITFAQAFAEGFTEQDVDLDVWPFFLNQDPIGKEYYHFIVKEFSSLHCVALTSDRRVAGTGKILPFNWNEKNGSLPKGWGATILQGVADHKEGKRYNAASAWSIEILPEFRGSGLSHRILSMLKKNARSRNILHLFACVRPNQKEKFPFLSMKEYLEIKREDGLSEDPWIRVHEKAGGKQIGIEETSMYIQGTVAEWEEWTNLKFPESGAYAIPGGLVPVLIDRDADLGEYVEPNVWFHHRTNTPNND, from the coding sequence ATGGAATTTCGACTGATCACATTCGCTCAGGCGTTCGCCGAAGGGTTTACGGAACAGGACGTGGATCTGGACGTCTGGCCTTTTTTCCTAAATCAGGATCCGATTGGAAAAGAATATTATCATTTTATTGTAAAGGAATTCTCCTCTCTTCACTGTGTCGCGCTCACAAGCGATCGAAGAGTCGCGGGAACCGGAAAAATTCTTCCATTTAACTGGAATGAGAAGAATGGATCTCTCCCGAAAGGTTGGGGCGCTACGATTCTGCAAGGCGTTGCAGATCATAAGGAAGGAAAACGATACAACGCGGCGAGCGCATGGTCGATCGAAATTCTTCCGGAATTCAGGGGATCCGGCTTATCGCATCGGATTCTTTCTATGCTCAAGAAGAATGCGCGATCTCGGAACATTCTTCATTTGTTTGCCTGCGTCAGACCGAATCAAAAAGAAAAATTTCCCTTCTTATCGATGAAAGAATATTTAGAGATAAAAAGAGAGGACGGTCTTTCGGAAGATCCTTGGATTCGCGTTCATGAAAAGGCCGGAGGAAAACAAATCGGCATCGAAGAAACTTCCATGTATATCCAAGGAACGGTGGCGGAATGGGAAGAATGGACCAATCTGAAGTTCCCCGAATCGGGAGCGTATGCGATCCCGGGAGGTCTCGTCCCGGTCCTTATAGACCGAGACGCCGACTTAGGAGAATATGTGGAACCGAACGTTTGGTTCCATCATAGGACGAACACGCCAAATAACGATTAG
- a CDS encoding saccharopine dehydrogenase family protein: protein MAAKKKNWLLYGANGYTGELIARKAVERGAKPILAGRSELKIRALAEELGLSFRIFSLENATEVESQIADCFAVLHCAGPFVETAVPMANACISSGVHYLDITGEIPVYEKLYALSAKAHAKKVMLLPGVGFDIVPTDCLAVMLKEKLPKAHFLELGFSGFTDISRGTLKSALAQMPYGSKVRRNGKIETIPQLSLKKVVEISGSYAEFFAIPWGDVFTAFVSTGIPNITVYSSLPASQAKLLKWLQPTTMLLKSSLILKGMQKLVELTVSGPGDEKRKNGSVLLWGEAWTEASSKKVSIRMRCAEGYEFTIESALAAIAKVEKGKTESGFTTPAKVFGPKFVLEIPGTKILS, encoded by the coding sequence ATGGCGGCAAAGAAAAAGAACTGGCTACTTTACGGAGCAAACGGTTATACCGGAGAGTTGATCGCGAGGAAGGCTGTGGAAAGGGGAGCGAAACCCATTCTGGCTGGAAGATCGGAACTGAAAATTCGTGCACTCGCGGAAGAGCTCGGATTATCCTTTCGAATCTTTTCTTTGGAGAACGCTACGGAAGTAGAAAGTCAGATCGCTGATTGTTTTGCCGTCTTACACTGCGCAGGTCCCTTTGTAGAGACCGCGGTTCCCATGGCGAACGCTTGTATCTCTTCCGGAGTTCACTACTTGGATATCACGGGTGAGATTCCCGTTTATGAAAAACTGTATGCTCTCTCCGCCAAAGCACATGCAAAAAAAGTAATGCTTCTTCCCGGAGTCGGTTTTGATATCGTTCCTACGGATTGTCTTGCGGTAATGCTCAAAGAAAAACTTCCGAAAGCTCATTTTTTAGAATTGGGCTTTTCCGGATTTACGGATATTTCACGCGGAACTCTCAAGAGCGCCTTAGCTCAGATGCCTTACGGAAGTAAGGTGAGAAGAAACGGAAAGATCGAAACGATTCCTCAACTCAGTTTAAAAAAAGTCGTTGAGATCAGCGGAAGTTATGCGGAATTTTTTGCGATTCCTTGGGGGGATGTATTCACCGCTTTTGTTTCCACGGGTATTCCGAATATTACGGTATATTCTTCTCTGCCGGCTTCTCAAGCGAAACTTTTGAAATGGCTACAACCCACTACGATGCTTCTCAAAAGTTCGCTTATTCTCAAAGGAATGCAGAAACTTGTCGAACTCACCGTGAGCGGCCCTGGGGATGAAAAGAGAAAGAACGGGTCGGTTCTTCTTTGGGGCGAGGCTTGGACGGAAGCGAGTTCCAAAAAGGTTTCGATTCGGATGCGTTGTGCGGAAGGCTATGAATTTACGATCGAATCTGCGTTAGCCGCTATCGCAAAAGTGGAAAAAGGAAAAACGGAATCCGGTTTTACTACCCCAGCAAAAGTTTTCGGTCCGAAGTTCGTTTTGGAAATTCCCGGAACGAAGATTTTATCGTAA
- a CDS encoding sterol desaturase family protein: MEINLVTIAIPFFFLLIFLEMGYSAYRKRKLYRLNDSINDLSAGTASEVIGVFTKLVTLTAYIYLYNNFRIFNLPSWPGEAMSIVPAGTLGLSSTTWAWVLVVGVWILCGIGYDLAYYWNHRLSHEINFLWAGHVVHHQSEEYNLTVALRQAAFHGIFTWVFYLPLALIGFSPIVLILNGQISLIYQFWIHTKAIDKLPRWFEAIFNTPSHHRVHHGINPKYIDKNHAGILILFDKLFGTFEPEVEEPVYGTVKPLQSFNPIWANLHYWWEMIDLARKSPRWSDKIKAFFAAPGWRPKELGGQYPIPEVSAKTFHKYDIEIPKGMSIYSLVWFILTVGLAFGMLLKVKSLPWINIQVISGITLLSLLTLGGILERKRWALFVEPIRLAILVAGAYLLSGAFNITIGTLALSLISSVWFLSYRSSFTEGKEIDPVQDILRRTA; this comes from the coding sequence ATGGAAATCAATCTAGTCACGATCGCAATTCCATTCTTCTTTTTACTCATTTTTTTAGAAATGGGATATTCTGCGTATCGCAAGCGAAAACTCTATCGGTTGAACGATTCAATCAACGATCTGTCCGCGGGCACGGCGAGCGAGGTAATCGGAGTCTTCACGAAGCTCGTTACTTTGACCGCTTACATCTATCTTTACAACAATTTTAGAATTTTCAATCTTCCTTCCTGGCCGGGGGAAGCGATGTCGATCGTTCCAGCTGGAACATTGGGTTTGAGTTCCACCACTTGGGCATGGGTTTTGGTCGTGGGCGTTTGGATTCTTTGTGGAATCGGATACGACCTCGCCTACTATTGGAACCACAGACTCAGTCATGAAATCAATTTTCTCTGGGCGGGACACGTTGTGCACCATCAAAGTGAAGAATACAATCTCACCGTTGCGTTGAGACAGGCCGCTTTCCACGGAATTTTTACCTGGGTTTTTTACTTGCCGTTGGCGCTGATCGGTTTTTCTCCGATCGTCCTGATTCTAAACGGACAAATCAGTCTCATCTATCAATTCTGGATTCATACAAAAGCGATCGATAAACTTCCTCGTTGGTTTGAAGCGATCTTCAATACTCCTTCGCATCACCGGGTTCATCATGGAATCAATCCGAAATACATCGATAAAAATCACGCAGGGATTCTGATTCTTTTCGATAAACTGTTCGGTACCTTTGAACCGGAGGTGGAAGAACCGGTCTATGGAACCGTGAAACCGCTTCAGAGTTTCAATCCGATCTGGGCCAACCTTCACTATTGGTGGGAAATGATCGATCTTGCGCGGAAATCACCTCGCTGGTCCGATAAAATCAAAGCTTTTTTCGCGGCGCCGGGTTGGAGACCGAAAGAACTCGGCGGTCAATATCCGATTCCGGAAGTTTCCGCAAAAACATTCCATAAATATGATATAGAAATCCCAAAAGGAATGAGTATCTATTCTCTCGTATGGTTTATTCTCACGGTGGGGCTCGCATTCGGTATGCTCCTAAAAGTGAAAAGCCTTCCTTGGATCAATATCCAAGTAATCAGCGGAATTACTCTTCTTTCTCTCCTCACGTTAGGCGGAATTCTGGAAAGAAAACGTTGGGCCTTGTTTGTGGAACCGATTCGTCTTGCGATATTAGTCGCGGGAGCCTACTTACTTTCCGGCGCTTTTAACATTACGATCGGAACCCTCGCGCTTAGTTTGATTTCCTCCGTTTGGTTTTTAAGCTACCGTTCTTCCTTTACGGAAGGAAAGGAAATCGATCCGGTTCAGGACATTCTAAGAAGAACCGCCTAA
- a CDS encoding helix-turn-helix domain-containing protein, with translation MLELFSSLTEVLIQFGGCLGLLMGIGRYPALKQKTIQTFFVSVLFISTGITQCIISSVFSGWIYLFPNFIILLPFSLAIYGPIEHYYTTSLLKEKFSFGWKEILHLIPVILILILSIPFFLKTEELKKRIVFEIWNQNSFDSMNLLIYFSTFCVTGYNLYLFWIYFRNSKTAPILPAFRLGIFMIPFRLIATLLLIYGHFTLNFTLLKTGAVLVSMILIQLYIFSVGNPESLALFIQEVRKNRYERSLLIGLDTDSIQKKLNECMEQRQLYKQEDLTLKELADSVSITSHQLSEFLNEKIRMNFPSFINQYRISEAKKILLNEPERTVLSIAYEVGFNSKSSFNQAFLRFTGKTPKEYRKKGLGK, from the coding sequence ATGTTAGAACTTTTTTCTTCCCTTACAGAAGTTTTGATTCAGTTCGGCGGTTGCCTTGGTTTGCTCATGGGCATCGGTCGTTATCCAGCTCTGAAACAAAAAACCATCCAAACTTTCTTTGTTTCGGTTCTTTTCATATCGACCGGAATTACACAGTGTATTATTTCCAGTGTCTTTAGCGGTTGGATCTATCTATTCCCGAACTTCATAATTCTACTTCCCTTCTCTCTTGCGATTTACGGGCCTATCGAACATTATTACACCACTTCGCTCTTAAAGGAAAAGTTCAGCTTTGGTTGGAAAGAAATTCTACATTTGATACCGGTGATCCTGATTCTTATTCTTTCAATTCCATTCTTCCTAAAAACGGAAGAGTTAAAAAAAAGAATCGTTTTTGAAATCTGGAATCAAAACTCGTTCGATTCTATGAATCTTCTCATCTATTTTTCCACATTTTGTGTGACCGGTTACAACCTTTATCTTTTTTGGATTTACTTTCGAAATTCGAAAACGGCTCCTATTTTACCCGCCTTCCGTCTCGGAATCTTTATGATTCCGTTTCGATTGATCGCGACTCTTCTCCTGATCTATGGTCACTTCACTTTGAATTTTACTCTTTTAAAAACCGGCGCAGTTCTGGTTAGTATGATTCTGATTCAGCTGTATATTTTTTCCGTCGGAAATCCGGAATCTCTGGCCTTGTTTATCCAAGAAGTAAGAAAGAATCGTTACGAACGTTCTCTTCTGATCGGATTGGATACGGATTCGATTCAGAAAAAGCTGAACGAGTGTATGGAACAACGTCAACTCTACAAACAGGAAGATCTGACTCTGAAAGAGTTGGCGGACTCCGTTTCTATTACGAGCCATCAGCTCTCCGAATTTTTAAACGAAAAAATAAGAATGAATTTTCCGAGTTTTATCAATCAATATAGAATTTCAGAAGCAAAAAAAATCCTTCTCAATGAGCCGGAACGTACTGTACTTTCAATCGCCTATGAGGTCGGCTTTAACTCCAAGTCATCTTTCAACCAAGCCTTTCTTCGTTTTACTGGAAAAACTCCGAAGGAATATCGCAAAAAAGGATTGGGGAAATAA
- a CDS encoding LIC12338 family lipoprotein → MKKFRTFLFAGIVSAVVLSSLFLGACKKEEKDNKLQIGALLWIASQPYVEQSKTGFFIIVPKGIAQ, encoded by the coding sequence ATGAAGAAATTTCGTACGTTTCTTTTTGCGGGAATCGTTTCCGCAGTGGTTCTGAGCTCTCTTTTCCTAGGGGCTTGTAAAAAAGAAGAAAAAGATAACAAACTTCAAATCGGCGCACTTCTTTGGATCGCGAGCCAGCCTTATGTGGAACAAAGTAAAACCGGTTTTTTTATCATCGTTCCGAAGGGAATCGCGCAGTGA
- a CDS encoding GNAT family N-acetyltransferase — protein MNPLARVEFLHPSKTMEKNILLEPISEKHADTIAIHANSQNVFSGLRGAFPFPYLLQDALDYIRACLRDSRSRTFAIVLEEKAIGVINLLFKEDVYRFNAEIGYWIGEEFWNRGIITKAIASIINIAYTEHGLHRVYAEVFSNRPASAKALEKNGFVLEGTQREAVFKNGVFLDQWIYSRLRTPSK, from the coding sequence ATGAATCCTTTGGCGAGAGTCGAATTCTTACATCCGTCCAAAACTATGGAAAAGAACATTCTTTTAGAACCCATTTCGGAAAAACACGCGGACACAATCGCGATCCACGCAAATTCTCAAAACGTCTTTTCGGGATTAAGAGGAGCGTTTCCGTTTCCTTATCTTTTACAAGACGCGCTCGATTACATTCGCGCTTGTCTTCGGGATTCTCGATCCAGAACGTTTGCAATCGTCTTGGAGGAAAAGGCGATCGGCGTCATCAATCTGTTATTCAAAGAGGACGTCTATCGGTTCAACGCGGAAATCGGTTATTGGATCGGAGAAGAATTTTGGAATCGCGGAATTATCACGAAGGCCATCGCGTCCATTATCAATATTGCATATACCGAACACGGGCTTCACAGAGTATACGCCGAAGTTTTTTCAAATCGACCTGCGTCCGCCAAAGCTCTCGAAAAAAACGGCTTCGTTTTAGAAGGAACACAAAGAGAAGCGGTGTTTAAGAATGGGGTCTTTTTGGATCAATGGATCTATTCCCGTCTTCGAACGCCTTCGAAATAA
- a CDS encoding LIC_12337 family protein, which translates to MKKSWIYFLFACVLFLGTGLTFRSDRVPFFVREDSPKPFPVRLELLQPLKANADTWGFVRQSATWARGNSLFMDDLVFAIRKNFPLGTTANITLPNQTLNGQSFTLRLKLNSGAVSYRPSTLGAAASYTNFFELRSTGDNQPALQFFFDDNPRDASGDGAVLLYQLSRLDPVRWSGATAIIESYVVQPVVTGFANQGLIQTYSWKGPLGSDALGQDVDTGRVILEEMDNRTIFCFKSVVSFFGNTDLVTINAGTTALGYAHNQGLCPGAGREYYKLAYSQKLDGNLNVTAKGGLEQAGITSGQAITCTPTVNQFIPFTPTYGLFNFNGFVAEGVAASAIPSDYVPSSRVDSLYDRVGTVGKSAATTSPATSSWDTLTQAYVDAITVTFATVP; encoded by the coding sequence ATGAAAAAATCTTGGATCTACTTTCTTTTCGCATGCGTATTGTTTTTAGGAACCGGGTTGACCTTTCGTTCGGATCGGGTTCCTTTTTTTGTGAGAGAGGATTCTCCAAAACCATTTCCGGTTCGTCTCGAATTGTTACAACCCCTCAAAGCGAACGCGGACACATGGGGATTTGTTCGTCAATCAGCGACTTGGGCGAGAGGAAATTCCCTCTTCATGGACGATCTGGTCTTTGCGATCCGGAAAAATTTTCCTTTGGGAACGACCGCCAACATCACACTTCCCAATCAAACCTTGAACGGACAATCGTTTACTCTTCGTTTGAAATTGAATTCCGGAGCCGTTTCTTACAGACCGAGCACGTTAGGCGCCGCGGCTTCTTATACGAATTTTTTCGAACTTCGATCTACGGGTGACAACCAACCCGCGCTTCAATTCTTTTTTGACGATAATCCGAGAGACGCGAGCGGAGACGGAGCCGTGCTCCTCTATCAATTGAGTCGTTTGGATCCGGTTCGTTGGAGTGGCGCCACCGCGATCATTGAAAGTTACGTCGTTCAACCGGTCGTTACCGGATTTGCAAACCAAGGTTTGATCCAAACGTATTCTTGGAAAGGGCCTCTCGGATCGGACGCGCTCGGTCAAGATGTGGATACGGGAAGAGTGATTTTAGAAGAGATGGACAATCGGACGATCTTTTGTTTTAAATCGGTCGTGAGTTTTTTTGGAAACACCGACTTGGTAACGATCAACGCGGGTACAACGGCGCTCGGTTACGCTCACAACCAAGGTCTTTGTCCCGGTGCGGGAAGAGAATACTATAAACTCGCATACAGTCAAAAGTTGGACGGTAATCTAAACGTCACAGCGAAGGGAGGTTTGGAACAAGCGGGAATTACTTCCGGACAAGCGATCACTTGCACGCCGACCGTGAATCAGTTCATTCCGTTTACGCCGACCTATGGTCTGTTTAATTTTAACGGATTCGTCGCGGAAGGTGTCGCGGCCTCGGCGATTCCATCGGACTACGTTCCATCTTCCAGAGTGGATTCTTTGTATGACCGTGTCGGAACCGTGGGAAAATCCGCGGCGACTACGAGCCCCGCGACTTCCAGCTGGGATACGTTGACGCAAGCGTATGTCGATGCGATCACCGTGACGTTTGCGACGGTGCCTTGA
- a CDS encoding helix-turn-helix domain-containing protein, translating to MKRESIFFQIDPKQTMVLISSIGILLSSEPLLFFVLGILLLPDWKWIFSSFEISHSFLRLIDKTKSETQKNTIQPERTVFKNSVTVEKKYSLLEGLDLEEQKQKLERLMNQERIFLDEELRLPTLASEMKLSVHCLSALLNEFIGKSFNEYVNEFRIAEAKKMLLEEVDRSVLSIGLAVGFNSYSAFLRSFTKSELQTPKKFRSRSKLSQQKPANEFHLVQK from the coding sequence ATGAAACGCGAATCTATCTTTTTCCAAATCGATCCCAAACAAACGATGGTACTGATTTCATCGATAGGAATTCTTCTCTCTTCCGAACCTCTTCTCTTTTTCGTTTTGGGCATTCTCCTTTTACCGGATTGGAAATGGATCTTTTCCTCTTTTGAAATTTCCCATTCGTTCCTTCGCCTAATCGACAAAACAAAGTCAGAAACTCAAAAAAATACGATTCAACCAGAAAGAACCGTTTTCAAGAATTCAGTCACCGTAGAAAAAAAATATTCCCTTCTGGAAGGATTGGATTTGGAAGAACAAAAACAAAAGTTGGAACGATTGATGAATCAGGAACGCATTTTCTTGGATGAAGAACTTCGTCTACCGACTTTGGCTTCGGAAATGAAACTTTCCGTACACTGCCTTTCCGCTTTGTTAAACGAATTCATCGGAAAAAGTTTTAACGAGTATGTAAACGAATTTAGGATTGCTGAAGCAAAAAAAATGCTCCTGGAAGAAGTGGATCGTTCCGTTCTTTCGATCGGACTTGCAGTCGGATTCAATTCCTATTCCGCATTCTTGAGATCTTTTACGAAATCGGAATTACAAACGCCAAAAAAATTCAGAAGCAGATCAAAACTTTCACAACAAAAGCCTGCGAATGAATTTCATCTTGTTCAGAAATAA